Proteins from a genomic interval of Trichoderma breve strain T069 chromosome 2, whole genome shotgun sequence:
- a CDS encoding lysine methyltransferase domain-containing protein, producing MSQLLQARQGHKSNTAPPARLLSENLDWEQGREGVFGPEAQSHRWDLVLLSDCIYNVDMLPALLGTLSALHESNTAETGEQPQFTKVFLATNPRHVSEEALFGLLSDQGWTELHRQTLPLPVLGAETQCVELYLYEKA from the coding sequence ATgtcccagcttcttcaagcccGACAGGGGCACAAGTCCAACACTGCTCCTCCTGCAAGGCTTCTCTCCGAAAATCTCGACTGGGAGCAAGGACGAGAGGGAGTGTTTGGCCCGGAAGCACAAAGTCACCGTTGGGACCTTGTCCTACTCAGCGACTGCATTTACAACGTGGACATGCTTCCCGCCCTGCTCGGGACGCTTTCCGCGTTGCACGAGTCCAACACGGCAGAGACCGGCGAGCAGCCGCAGTTTACAAAAGTCTTTCTGGCGACAAACCCGCGGCATGTTTCGGAGGAAGCGCTGTTTGGCCTCTTATCAGATCAGGGGTGGACGGAGTTACACAGGCAGACATTGCCACTGCCCGTTCTTGGAGCTGAGACGCAATGTGTGGAACTGTATCTCTACGAAAAGGCGTGA